One stretch of Armigeres subalbatus isolate Guangzhou_Male chromosome 2, GZ_Asu_2, whole genome shotgun sequence DNA includes these proteins:
- the LOC134211633 gene encoding protein MTSS 2 isoform X6, which produces MHSSISIHKQTHILENMDIGMERNEGGATIGTLFQHIVNDMKNSSPLWEDFIAKATKLHACLRAAIQALAVYLEAFQKIADAATNSKGATKEIGTALTRVCLRHKAVETRMKTFTAAIMDCLIVPLQEKLEDWKKQVAIIDKDHAKEYKRCRAELKKRSSDTLRLQKKAKKGQTDNLHILVESSMQDVTLRRSELEEVERKSLRSIMVEERSRYCTFVNMLQPVVHEECEVMSELSHLQEAMQIIAVVTKDPTVLPQASEELILESKTNINLYPDSPGGSNSQGACSNSLGSRKSSVCSISSINSSSSGSPGHQFQRSLSQYSPAIRLKPGESSDSGFCSSPALTSQASTLASQSHAVSTWPPHTQDGSTSADRPHTISSAYEKGHQRPALTVYTFQNPEAISENQKSPANIACRPPLPVRCSSLERPLSTASVKNSNPNAPRQCPSPIPAHITKEHPQLQPTYVNMTELASMAASRSTNNNNQIATNQPQSSMAQTPVQQPQQMGYQQLQQPNSPVLSSASSLISPDSSATNAISSPDVSACSTQTPQNTPQTGSPQTPIYSSSSMIVPLVSAHNSTDENGGGMSTANGDGCGPLLIAVDGIANPKDVAAGGNENKDILKCTGSVLEKTSMFEQQINNNQNTPSRSEPIYGRKGEDIYKTTGLLSERDAGPNRVARRSSVNTVKPPPPVRRSSSVTPSPNIAMASPNLVQQSVAYTSSESLPPPPAYLLDSTTGNSLIPGNVAGTVKALNEIRHKPASPGVLRRAQQNLPSQQTPTSSTSRSTKSSSHQQSIYAQPKQITSMSSFRTASPGPQKQSTGFLAQLNARIAPNKPQPPASPQHHQQQQSFTYTSAPSNEPAYQKSGQADQRSAYSASHPPHQSPHGIYSSGSQHASAHQQQQSHYHQHQQSSHPPPVSQRDDRSNSASNANSNNVLAKTSAGFLENLNARLAEQRLSGKAFAVRNLINSKALPDPRLCHESLMDQIKRGATLKRNRTINDRSAPKIH; this is translated from the exons GTGCCACCAAAGAAATTGGTACCGCACTGACACGGGTATGCTTGCGGCACAAGGCAGTCGAAACGCGGATGAAAACCTTCACCGCTGCCATCATGGACTGCTTGATTGTGCCGCTGCAGGAGAAACTGGAAGACTGGAAGAAACAGGTAGCCATCATAGATAAAGATCATGCCAAAGAATACAAACGCTGCCGGGCCGAGCTGAAAAAACGCTCCAGTGATACACTGCGATTGCAGAAGAAAGCCAAGAAGGGTCAAACCGATAATTTGCACATTCTGGTGGAGTCTTCCATGCAGGACGTGACGCTGAGGCGGAGTGAGCTCGAGGAGGTCGAACGGAAGTCGCTCCGCTCCATCATGGTCGAAGAGCGGTCACGTTACTGCACCTTTGTAAATATGCTACAGCCCGTGGTGCACGAAGAGTGTGAAGTGATGTCAGAACTAAGTCACCTGCAA GAAGCAATGCAAATAATAGCAGTAGTCACGAAAGATCCAACAGTCCTGCCCCAAGCTTCGGAAGAGCTTATTCTTGAGTCAAAAACGAATATTAATCTTTACCCGGACTCACCAGGTGGGTCAAATTCTCAGGGAGCTTGCTCGAACTCGTTAGGATCTCGAAAAAGTTCCGTATGTTCAATCAGCTCCATCAACAGCAGCAGTAGTGGTTCCCCTGGGCACCAATTCCAAAGATCTCTATCGCAG TACTCTCCGGCGATACGTTTGAAACCAGGTGAATCTAGTGATAGCGGATTTTGTTCTTCGCCAGCTTTAACTTCACAG GCATCCACACTCGCTAGTCAGTCACATGCGGTTTCGACGTGGCCACCGCATACGCAGGACGGCAGCACCTCCGCCGATCGACCGCACACAATATCGTCAGCATACGAAAAAGGCCATCAGCGGCCGGCACTAACCGTCTACACGTTCCAAAATCCTGAAGCGATATCGGAAAACCAAAAATCTCCCGCCAACATAGCGTGCCGGCCGCCACTTCCAGTT CGATGTTCATCCCTCGAAAGGCCTCTATCAACAGCTTCCGTAAagaattccaatccaaatgctCCGCGACAATGTCCATCACCAATTCCTGCCCACATTACCAAAG AACACCCTCAATTACAACCCACCTACGTCAATATGACGGAACTGGCATCGATGGCTGCCTCAAGGAGTACTAACAATAATAATCAAATCGCAACTAACCAGCCACAGTCGTCTATGGCACAAACCCCAGTGCAGCAGCCCCAACAGATGGGATACCAACAACTGCAGCAGCCAAATTCTCCAGTACTGTCGTCGGCATCTTCGCTTATATCGCCGGATTCGAGTGCAACCAATGCCATCAGTTCGCCGGATGTATCCGCCTGCAGTACCCAAACACCTCAAAATACGCCTCAGACTGGTTCACCGCAGACGCCTATCTACAGTAGTAGTTCGATGATTGTTCCTCTAGTCAGCGCACACAACAGTACCGATGAAAACGGTGGTGGTATGAGCACGGCTAACGGTGATGGATGTGGGCCTCTTTTGATAGCCGTCGATGGAATCGCAAATCCAAAAGATGTAGCTGCTGGCGGAAATGAAA ATAAAGATATCCTTAAATGTACCGGTTCAGTTTTAGAGAAAACGTCGATGTTCGAGCAGCAGATAAACAACAATCAAAATACGCCCTCGCGAAGCGAACCTATCTACGGGCGAAAGGGTGAAGACATTTACAAAACCACGGGTCTTCTGTCGGAACGCGATGCAG GACCCAACCGTGTTGCCAGACGGTCATCCGTGAATACGGTGAAACCACCGCCACCCGTAAGACGAAGTTCCAGTGTGACGCCCAGTCCCAATATAGCAATG GCTTCACCGAACTTGGTCCAGCAAAGTGTTGCGTATACGTCATCGGAAAGTTTACCACCTCCCCCTGCTTATCTTCTTGATAGCACAACTGGAAACTCACTCA TTCCAGGCAATGTAGCGGGCACTGTAAAAGCACTCAATGAAATCCGGCACAAACCCGCCAGTCCTGGTGTTCTGAGGCGTGCCCAACAGAATCTACCAAGCCAACAAACCCCTACTTCG TCCACCTCCCGAAGTACGAAATCATCGTCCCATCAGCAAAGCATTTATGCACAACCCAAGCAAATTACAAGTATGTCGAGCTTCCGAACAGCAAGTCCAG GTCCGCAAAAGCAAAGCACAGGCTTCCTAGCGCAATTGAACGCTAGAATTGCCCCCAATAAGCCTCAACCACCAGCATCTCCGCAGCACCATCAGCAACAACAGTCATTCACCTATACAAGCGCGCCGTCTAACGAACCCGCCTATCAGAAGAGTGGCCAAGCGGATCAGCGATCAGCATACAGCGCCAGTCATCCACCGCATCAATCCCCACATGGGATCTATTCATCTGGATCCCAACATGCATCTGCTCATCAGCAGCAACAGTCCCATTATCATCAGCATCAGCAGTCATCGCATCCACCTCCAGTCAGTCAACGAGACG ATCGTAGTAACAGTGCCAGTAATGCGAATTCAAATAATGTTCTCGCAAAAACTAGTGCAGGTTTTTTGGAAAACCTAAACGCCAGGCTAGCAGAGCAACGACTATCCGGGAAGGCTTTTGCCGTGCGAAACCTCATCAATAGCAAAGCACTG CCTGACCCTCGATTATGTCACGAATCTCTAATGGATCAAATCAAGCGTGGTGCGACGCTGAAACGCAATCGAACGATCAACGACCGGAGTGCGCCGAAAATCCACTAA
- the LOC134211633 gene encoding uncharacterized protein LOC134211633 isoform X4 yields the protein MHSSISIHKQTHILENMDIGMERNEGGATIGTLFQHIVNDMKNSSPLWEDFIAKATKLHACLRAAIQALAVYLEAFQKIADAATNSKGATKEIGTALTRVCLRHKAVETRMKTFTAAIMDCLIVPLQEKLEDWKKQVAIIDKDHAKEYKRCRAELKKRSSDTLRLQKKAKKGQTDNLHILVESSMQDVTLRRSELEEVERKSLRSIMVEERSRYCTFVNMLQPVVHEECEVMSELSHLQEAMQIIAVVTKDPTVLPQASEELILESKTNINLYPDSPGGSNSQGACSNSLGSRKSSVCSISSINSSSSGSPGHQFQRSLSQYSPAIRLKPGESSDSGFCSSPALTSQASTLASQSHAVSTWPPHTQDGSTSADRPHTISSAYEKGHQRPALTVYTFQNPEAISENQKSPANIACRPPLPVRCSSLERPLSTASVKNSNPNAPRQCPSPIPAHITKEHPQLQPTYVNMTELASMAASRSTNNNNQIATNQPQSSMAQTPVQQPQQMGYQQLQQPNSPVLSSASSLISPDSSATNAISSPDVSACSTQTPQNTPQTGSPQTPIYSSSSMIVPLVSAHNSTDENGGGMSTANGDGCGPLLIAVDGIANPKDVAAGGNENKDILKCTGSVLEKTSMFEQQINNNQNTPSRSEPIYGRKGEDIYKTTGLLSERDADRIDKETIEELNNLIGELDLFQKEHELRLGESSPPSNHMRENGLIYSNHNNNGNLSSNNSDSAGSDRNDKISISSSMNIEGINMSFNSTSLGSEIPFDHSDDTSRLNSELPGSDSVDYSNTGFENPSFMHLNDSEIVVMRQNTFGRIDPENYYSQNMSEVVVLRCKDIAKPDANRIEDTASVDSQQRLSSFKLNSRSASPALSSFAVSRSPTPSLSMPQSNATTPTMASPQHNIAISIYNNNNHNSNHVINLHQQQHQQQHFTNGNEKCSLISMPSDERINRIKPAITPRPASLSGPNRVARRSSVNTVKPPPPVRRSSSVTPSPNIAMASPNLVQQSVAYTSSESLPPPPAYLLDSTTGNSLIPGNVAGTVKALNEIRHKPASPGVLRRAQQNLPSQQTPTSSTSRSTKSSSHQQSIYAQPKQITSMSSFRTASPDRSNSASNANSNNVLAKTSAGFLENLNARLAEQRLSGKAFAVRNLINSKALPDPRLCHESLMDQIKRGATLKRNRTINDRSAPKIH from the exons GTGCCACCAAAGAAATTGGTACCGCACTGACACGGGTATGCTTGCGGCACAAGGCAGTCGAAACGCGGATGAAAACCTTCACCGCTGCCATCATGGACTGCTTGATTGTGCCGCTGCAGGAGAAACTGGAAGACTGGAAGAAACAGGTAGCCATCATAGATAAAGATCATGCCAAAGAATACAAACGCTGCCGGGCCGAGCTGAAAAAACGCTCCAGTGATACACTGCGATTGCAGAAGAAAGCCAAGAAGGGTCAAACCGATAATTTGCACATTCTGGTGGAGTCTTCCATGCAGGACGTGACGCTGAGGCGGAGTGAGCTCGAGGAGGTCGAACGGAAGTCGCTCCGCTCCATCATGGTCGAAGAGCGGTCACGTTACTGCACCTTTGTAAATATGCTACAGCCCGTGGTGCACGAAGAGTGTGAAGTGATGTCAGAACTAAGTCACCTGCAA GAAGCAATGCAAATAATAGCAGTAGTCACGAAAGATCCAACAGTCCTGCCCCAAGCTTCGGAAGAGCTTATTCTTGAGTCAAAAACGAATATTAATCTTTACCCGGACTCACCAGGTGGGTCAAATTCTCAGGGAGCTTGCTCGAACTCGTTAGGATCTCGAAAAAGTTCCGTATGTTCAATCAGCTCCATCAACAGCAGCAGTAGTGGTTCCCCTGGGCACCAATTCCAAAGATCTCTATCGCAG TACTCTCCGGCGATACGTTTGAAACCAGGTGAATCTAGTGATAGCGGATTTTGTTCTTCGCCAGCTTTAACTTCACAG GCATCCACACTCGCTAGTCAGTCACATGCGGTTTCGACGTGGCCACCGCATACGCAGGACGGCAGCACCTCCGCCGATCGACCGCACACAATATCGTCAGCATACGAAAAAGGCCATCAGCGGCCGGCACTAACCGTCTACACGTTCCAAAATCCTGAAGCGATATCGGAAAACCAAAAATCTCCCGCCAACATAGCGTGCCGGCCGCCACTTCCAGTT CGATGTTCATCCCTCGAAAGGCCTCTATCAACAGCTTCCGTAAagaattccaatccaaatgctCCGCGACAATGTCCATCACCAATTCCTGCCCACATTACCAAAG AACACCCTCAATTACAACCCACCTACGTCAATATGACGGAACTGGCATCGATGGCTGCCTCAAGGAGTACTAACAATAATAATCAAATCGCAACTAACCAGCCACAGTCGTCTATGGCACAAACCCCAGTGCAGCAGCCCCAACAGATGGGATACCAACAACTGCAGCAGCCAAATTCTCCAGTACTGTCGTCGGCATCTTCGCTTATATCGCCGGATTCGAGTGCAACCAATGCCATCAGTTCGCCGGATGTATCCGCCTGCAGTACCCAAACACCTCAAAATACGCCTCAGACTGGTTCACCGCAGACGCCTATCTACAGTAGTAGTTCGATGATTGTTCCTCTAGTCAGCGCACACAACAGTACCGATGAAAACGGTGGTGGTATGAGCACGGCTAACGGTGATGGATGTGGGCCTCTTTTGATAGCCGTCGATGGAATCGCAAATCCAAAAGATGTAGCTGCTGGCGGAAATGAAA ATAAAGATATCCTTAAATGTACCGGTTCAGTTTTAGAGAAAACGTCGATGTTCGAGCAGCAGATAAACAACAATCAAAATACGCCCTCGCGAAGCGAACCTATCTACGGGCGAAAGGGTGAAGACATTTACAAAACCACGGGTCTTCTGTCGGAACGCGATGCAG ATCGGATCGACAAAGAGACCATAGAGGAGCTAAATAATCTAATCGGTGAACTAGACCTATTTCAAAAAGAGCACGAACTTCGCTTGGGAGAATCGTCACCACCTTCCAATCACATGCGGGAGAACGGTCTGATCTATTCTAATCACAACAACAATGGGAACCTGTCGTCGAACAATAGTGATTCGGCAGGCAGCGATCGAAACGACAAAATATCAATCTCCAGTTCGATGAACATCGAAGGGATAAACATGTCATTCAACAGCACCTCGTTAGGAAGTGAGATTCCTTTTGACCACAGCGATGATACGAGCAGGTTAAACTCGGAGCTACCGGGCTCCGATTCTGTGGATTATTCCAATACAGGGTTTGAAAATCCGTCATTCATGCATCTGAACGATTCGGAGATTGTTGTGATGCGGCAGAACACTTTCGGCAGAATTGACCCTGAAAACTATTACAGTCAAAACATGAGTGAAGTTGTCGTATTACGATGCAAAGATATTGCCAAGCCAGATGCAAATCGGATAGAGGATACTGCGAGTGTCGACAGCCAGCAGAGACTGAGTTCATTCAAGTTGAATTCCAGATCAGCGTCGCCAGCACTTTCCTCATTTGCTGTGTCGCGATCCCCAACGCCATCACTGTCGATGCCGCAATCAAATGCAACAACTCCCACGATGGCGTCACCGCAGCATAATATTGCTATCAGcatctataataataataaccacAACAGTAACCATGTGATAAATCTACACCAACAacagcatcagcagcagcacTTCACCAACGGTAATGAGAAATGCTCGTTGATCTCCATGCCTTCTGATGAGCGTATTAATAGAATTAAGCCAGCAATCACGCCACGACCCGCATCATTATCTG GACCCAACCGTGTTGCCAGACGGTCATCCGTGAATACGGTGAAACCACCGCCACCCGTAAGACGAAGTTCCAGTGTGACGCCCAGTCCCAATATAGCAATG GCTTCACCGAACTTGGTCCAGCAAAGTGTTGCGTATACGTCATCGGAAAGTTTACCACCTCCCCCTGCTTATCTTCTTGATAGCACAACTGGAAACTCACTCA TTCCAGGCAATGTAGCGGGCACTGTAAAAGCACTCAATGAAATCCGGCACAAACCCGCCAGTCCTGGTGTTCTGAGGCGTGCCCAACAGAATCTACCAAGCCAACAAACCCCTACTTCG TCCACCTCCCGAAGTACGAAATCATCGTCCCATCAGCAAAGCATTTATGCACAACCCAAGCAAATTACAAGTATGTCGAGCTTCCGAACAGCAAGTCCAG ATCGTAGTAACAGTGCCAGTAATGCGAATTCAAATAATGTTCTCGCAAAAACTAGTGCAGGTTTTTTGGAAAACCTAAACGCCAGGCTAGCAGAGCAACGACTATCCGGGAAGGCTTTTGCCGTGCGAAACCTCATCAATAGCAAAGCACTG CCTGACCCTCGATTATGTCACGAATCTCTAATGGATCAAATCAAGCGTGGTGCGACGCTGAAACGCAATCGAACGATCAACGACCGGAGTGCGCCGAAAATCCACTAA
- the LOC134211633 gene encoding homeobox protein 5 isoform X3, with product MHSSISIHKQTHILENMDIGMERNEGGATIGTLFQHIVNDMKNSSPLWEDFIAKATKLHACLRAAIQALAVYLEAFQKIADAATNSKGATKEIGTALTRVCLRHKAVETRMKTFTAAIMDCLIVPLQEKLEDWKKQVAIIDKDHAKEYKRCRAELKKRSSDTLRLQKKAKKGQTDNLHILVESSMQDVTLRRSELEEVERKSLRSIMVEERSRYCTFVNMLQPVVHEECEVMSELSHLQEAMQIIAVVTKDPTVLPQASEELILESKTNINLYPDSPGGSNSQGACSNSLGSRKSSVCSISSINSSSSGSPGHQFQRSLSQYSPAIRLKPGESSDSGFCSSPALTSQASTLASQSHAVSTWPPHTQDGSTSADRPHTISSAYEKGHQRPALTVYTFQNPEAISENQKSPANIACRPPLPVRCSSLERPLSTASVKNSNPNAPRQCPSPIPAHITKEHPQLQPTYVNMTELASMAASRSTNNNNQIATNQPQSSMAQTPVQQPQQMGYQQLQQPNSPVLSSASSLISPDSSATNAISSPDVSACSTQTPQNTPQTGSPQTPIYSSSSMIVPLVSAHNSTDENGGGMSTANGDGCGPLLIAVDGIANPKDVAAGGNENKDILKCTGSVLEKTSMFEQQINNNQNTPSRSEPIYGRKGEDIYKTTGLLSERDADRIDKETIEELNNLIGELDLFQKEHELRLGESSPPSNHMRENGLIYSNHNNNGNLSSNNSDSAGSDRNDKISISSSMNIEGINMSFNSTSLGSEIPFDHSDDTSRLNSELPGSDSVDYSNTGFENPSFMHLNDSEIVVMRQNTFGRIDPENYYSQNMSEVVVLRCKDIAKPDANRIEDTASVDSQQRLSSFKLNSRSASPALSSFAVSRSPTPSLSMPQSNATTPTMASPQHNIAISIYNNNNHNSNHVINLHQQQHQQQHFTNGPNRVARRSSVNTVKPPPPVRRSSSVTPSPNIAMASPNLVQQSVAYTSSESLPPPPAYLLDSTTGNSLIPGNVAGTVKALNEIRHKPASPGVLRRAQQNLPSQQTPTSSTSRSTKSSSHQQSIYAQPKQITSMSSFRTASPGPQKQSTGFLAQLNARIAPNKPQPPASPQHHQQQQSFTYTSAPSNEPAYQKSGQADQRSAYSASHPPHQSPHGIYSSGSQHASAHQQQQSHYHQHQQSSHPPPVSQRDDRSNSASNANSNNVLAKTSAGFLENLNARLAEQRLSGKAFAVRNLINSKALPDPRLCHESLMDQIKRGATLKRNRTINDRSAPKIH from the exons GTGCCACCAAAGAAATTGGTACCGCACTGACACGGGTATGCTTGCGGCACAAGGCAGTCGAAACGCGGATGAAAACCTTCACCGCTGCCATCATGGACTGCTTGATTGTGCCGCTGCAGGAGAAACTGGAAGACTGGAAGAAACAGGTAGCCATCATAGATAAAGATCATGCCAAAGAATACAAACGCTGCCGGGCCGAGCTGAAAAAACGCTCCAGTGATACACTGCGATTGCAGAAGAAAGCCAAGAAGGGTCAAACCGATAATTTGCACATTCTGGTGGAGTCTTCCATGCAGGACGTGACGCTGAGGCGGAGTGAGCTCGAGGAGGTCGAACGGAAGTCGCTCCGCTCCATCATGGTCGAAGAGCGGTCACGTTACTGCACCTTTGTAAATATGCTACAGCCCGTGGTGCACGAAGAGTGTGAAGTGATGTCAGAACTAAGTCACCTGCAA GAAGCAATGCAAATAATAGCAGTAGTCACGAAAGATCCAACAGTCCTGCCCCAAGCTTCGGAAGAGCTTATTCTTGAGTCAAAAACGAATATTAATCTTTACCCGGACTCACCAGGTGGGTCAAATTCTCAGGGAGCTTGCTCGAACTCGTTAGGATCTCGAAAAAGTTCCGTATGTTCAATCAGCTCCATCAACAGCAGCAGTAGTGGTTCCCCTGGGCACCAATTCCAAAGATCTCTATCGCAG TACTCTCCGGCGATACGTTTGAAACCAGGTGAATCTAGTGATAGCGGATTTTGTTCTTCGCCAGCTTTAACTTCACAG GCATCCACACTCGCTAGTCAGTCACATGCGGTTTCGACGTGGCCACCGCATACGCAGGACGGCAGCACCTCCGCCGATCGACCGCACACAATATCGTCAGCATACGAAAAAGGCCATCAGCGGCCGGCACTAACCGTCTACACGTTCCAAAATCCTGAAGCGATATCGGAAAACCAAAAATCTCCCGCCAACATAGCGTGCCGGCCGCCACTTCCAGTT CGATGTTCATCCCTCGAAAGGCCTCTATCAACAGCTTCCGTAAagaattccaatccaaatgctCCGCGACAATGTCCATCACCAATTCCTGCCCACATTACCAAAG AACACCCTCAATTACAACCCACCTACGTCAATATGACGGAACTGGCATCGATGGCTGCCTCAAGGAGTACTAACAATAATAATCAAATCGCAACTAACCAGCCACAGTCGTCTATGGCACAAACCCCAGTGCAGCAGCCCCAACAGATGGGATACCAACAACTGCAGCAGCCAAATTCTCCAGTACTGTCGTCGGCATCTTCGCTTATATCGCCGGATTCGAGTGCAACCAATGCCATCAGTTCGCCGGATGTATCCGCCTGCAGTACCCAAACACCTCAAAATACGCCTCAGACTGGTTCACCGCAGACGCCTATCTACAGTAGTAGTTCGATGATTGTTCCTCTAGTCAGCGCACACAACAGTACCGATGAAAACGGTGGTGGTATGAGCACGGCTAACGGTGATGGATGTGGGCCTCTTTTGATAGCCGTCGATGGAATCGCAAATCCAAAAGATGTAGCTGCTGGCGGAAATGAAA ATAAAGATATCCTTAAATGTACCGGTTCAGTTTTAGAGAAAACGTCGATGTTCGAGCAGCAGATAAACAACAATCAAAATACGCCCTCGCGAAGCGAACCTATCTACGGGCGAAAGGGTGAAGACATTTACAAAACCACGGGTCTTCTGTCGGAACGCGATGCAG ATCGGATCGACAAAGAGACCATAGAGGAGCTAAATAATCTAATCGGTGAACTAGACCTATTTCAAAAAGAGCACGAACTTCGCTTGGGAGAATCGTCACCACCTTCCAATCACATGCGGGAGAACGGTCTGATCTATTCTAATCACAACAACAATGGGAACCTGTCGTCGAACAATAGTGATTCGGCAGGCAGCGATCGAAACGACAAAATATCAATCTCCAGTTCGATGAACATCGAAGGGATAAACATGTCATTCAACAGCACCTCGTTAGGAAGTGAGATTCCTTTTGACCACAGCGATGATACGAGCAGGTTAAACTCGGAGCTACCGGGCTCCGATTCTGTGGATTATTCCAATACAGGGTTTGAAAATCCGTCATTCATGCATCTGAACGATTCGGAGATTGTTGTGATGCGGCAGAACACTTTCGGCAGAATTGACCCTGAAAACTATTACAGTCAAAACATGAGTGAAGTTGTCGTATTACGATGCAAAGATATTGCCAAGCCAGATGCAAATCGGATAGAGGATACTGCGAGTGTCGACAGCCAGCAGAGACTGAGTTCATTCAAGTTGAATTCCAGATCAGCGTCGCCAGCACTTTCCTCATTTGCTGTGTCGCGATCCCCAACGCCATCACTGTCGATGCCGCAATCAAATGCAACAACTCCCACGATGGCGTCACCGCAGCATAATATTGCTATCAGcatctataataataataaccacAACAGTAACCATGTGATAAATCTACACCAACAacagcatcagcagcagcacTTCACCAACG GACCCAACCGTGTTGCCAGACGGTCATCCGTGAATACGGTGAAACCACCGCCACCCGTAAGACGAAGTTCCAGTGTGACGCCCAGTCCCAATATAGCAATG GCTTCACCGAACTTGGTCCAGCAAAGTGTTGCGTATACGTCATCGGAAAGTTTACCACCTCCCCCTGCTTATCTTCTTGATAGCACAACTGGAAACTCACTCA TTCCAGGCAATGTAGCGGGCACTGTAAAAGCACTCAATGAAATCCGGCACAAACCCGCCAGTCCTGGTGTTCTGAGGCGTGCCCAACAGAATCTACCAAGCCAACAAACCCCTACTTCG TCCACCTCCCGAAGTACGAAATCATCGTCCCATCAGCAAAGCATTTATGCACAACCCAAGCAAATTACAAGTATGTCGAGCTTCCGAACAGCAAGTCCAG GTCCGCAAAAGCAAAGCACAGGCTTCCTAGCGCAATTGAACGCTAGAATTGCCCCCAATAAGCCTCAACCACCAGCATCTCCGCAGCACCATCAGCAACAACAGTCATTCACCTATACAAGCGCGCCGTCTAACGAACCCGCCTATCAGAAGAGTGGCCAAGCGGATCAGCGATCAGCATACAGCGCCAGTCATCCACCGCATCAATCCCCACATGGGATCTATTCATCTGGATCCCAACATGCATCTGCTCATCAGCAGCAACAGTCCCATTATCATCAGCATCAGCAGTCATCGCATCCACCTCCAGTCAGTCAACGAGACG ATCGTAGTAACAGTGCCAGTAATGCGAATTCAAATAATGTTCTCGCAAAAACTAGTGCAGGTTTTTTGGAAAACCTAAACGCCAGGCTAGCAGAGCAACGACTATCCGGGAAGGCTTTTGCCGTGCGAAACCTCATCAATAGCAAAGCACTG CCTGACCCTCGATTATGTCACGAATCTCTAATGGATCAAATCAAGCGTGGTGCGACGCTGAAACGCAATCGAACGATCAACGACCGGAGTGCGCCGAAAATCCACTAA